The Candidatus Sysuiplasma jiujiangense genome includes the window GGGATTCTGGATACTCAATGACGTGGTTTGGATTAAAACAAATCCGATGCCGAATTTCAAGGGAACAAGGTTTACCAATGCGCACGAGACACTGATCCTTGCGGTTAAAAATGCAGGCTCGAAATATACATTCCATTATAAATCAATGAAAGCCTACAATGACGGGCTCCAGATGCGGAGCGACTGGGAGATTCCGATATGCGGCAGGAAAGAGAGAATCATGTCAGCCGGCAGAAAGGCACACTCCACGCAGAAACCGCTTGAACTGTTGATGCGCGTACTGCTTTCCACATCGAGTCCTGGAGACCTCGTGCTTGATCCGTTCGCCGGCACAGGCACTACACTCATTGCGGCAAAACAGCTGGGAAGAAGATATATCGGGATCGAACGTAATGAGACATACGCACGCATCGCGCTCAAACGTCTTGCATCTGTGGCACCGCATCCTCCGGGCATACTCGCCTATCCAATGGAACGGCGGGAAGCGAGGATCCCCTTCGGAAGCCTTGTTTCGAATGGATATGCGGCGGCAGGGGAAACGCTATATTCAAAGGACAGGCAGCACTCTGCGACGATTCTCGCAGGCGGAGCGATATTGTCCGGCAATGTGAGCGGAAGCATCCATTATGTGAGCGCCCGCCTGCAAGGCAAACCGGAATCGAACGGCTGGTCATTCTGGCATGTCGAACGGAATGGAAAACTTGTGTCAATTGATGATCTCAGGAAGAAATTCAGGGAGGAGGTGTTTGCCTCCCCATGTCCTGTGGATTGGGAAACCCGGCAGGACTGAATTTCCGCTCGTTCGTTTCATGACCATTTTGGTAGCAGTTACGAAACTTTTATTCAC containing:
- a CDS encoding site-specific DNA-methyltransferase is translated as MQRFPPESVDLIFADPPYNLQLNGELLRPNQTVVDAVRDEWDRFGSFGEYDEFTGRWLSGCRRILKRNGAIWVIGTYHNIFRIGRIMQDLGFWILNDVVWIKTNPMPNFKGTRFTNAHETLILAVKNAGSKYTFHYKSMKAYNDGLQMRSDWEIPICGRKERIMSAGRKAHSTQKPLELLMRVLLSTSSPGDLVLDPFAGTGTTLIAAKQLGRRYIGIERNETYARIALKRLASVAPHPPGILAYPMERREARIPFGSLVSNGYAAAGETLYSKDRQHSATILAGGAILSGNVSGSIHYVSARLQGKPESNGWSFWHVERNGKLVSIDDLRKKFREEVFASPCPVDWETRQD